One genomic window of Camelina sativa cultivar DH55 chromosome 5, Cs, whole genome shotgun sequence includes the following:
- the LOC104787219 gene encoding probable aldo-keto reductase 4, with protein MATCGVRRMKLGSQGLEVSAQGLGCMGLSAFYGAPKPETEAIALIHHAIHSGVTFLDTSDIYGPETNEVLLSKALKDGMREKVELATKFGITYGEGKIEVRGDPEHVRAACEASLKRLDVSFIDLYYSHRIDTRVPIEITMGELKKLVKEGKIKYIGLSEASASTIRRAHAVHPITAVQLEWSLWTRDVEEEVIPTCRELGIGIVAYSPLGRGFFASGPKLVENLDKNDFRKALPRFQEENLDHNKIVYEKVCAISENKGCTPAQLALAWVHHQGDDVCPIPGTTKIENLNQNIGALSVKLSPEEMTELEIIAQPGFVKGERYTTTVLTFKNSETPLLSSWKAA; from the exons atggCGACTTGTGGAGTGAGGAGGATGAAGCTGGGAAGCCAAGGCCTCGAGGTTTCAGCACAAGGCCTCGGTTGTATGGGCCTCTCTGCTTTCTACGGTGCTCCGAAGCCGGAAACAGAAGCCATCGCTCTCATCCACCATGCTATTCACTCTGGCGTCACTTTCCTTGACACCTCTGACATTTACGGTCCTGAGACCAATGAGGTTCTCCTCAGCAAG GCACTCAAGGATGGGATGAGAGAAAAAGTGGAACTTGCGACGAAATTTGGAATCACCTATGGGGAGGGAAAGATAGAGGTGAGAGGAGATCCTGAGCATGTGAGAGCTGCGTGTGAAGCGAGTTTAAAGCGGCTAGATGTTTCCTTCATTGATCTCTATTATTCGCATCGGATTGATACTCGTGTCCCTATCGAAATCACT ATGGGAGAACTGAAGAAGCTGGTTAAAGAGGGTAAAATAAAGTATATTGGTCTGTCCGAAGCCTCTGCTTCAACTATCAGAAGAGCACATGCTGTTCACCCAATTACTGCCGTGCAGTTAGAATGGTCCTTGTGGACTCgagatgtggaagaagaagtcATTCCCACCTGCAG GGAACTTGGGATAGGTATTGTTGCTTACAGTCCTCTAGGACGAGGTTTCTTCGCATCTGGACCCAAGCTTGTTGAGAACCTAGACAAGAATGACTTCAGAAAG GCTCTACCAAGATTCCAAGAGGAGAACTTAGACCACAACAAGATTGTTTATGAGAAGGTTTGTGCAATCTCGGAAAACAAAGGATGCACTCCTGCACAATTAGCGCTCGCTTGGGTTCACCATCAGGGAGATGATGTTTGTCCCATCCCGGGAACCACTAAGATCGAAAACCTTAACCAGAACATTGGAGCTTTATCGGTGAAACTCTCACCCGAAGAGATGACTGAGCTTGAGATCATTGCCCAACCAGGTTTTGTGAAAGGAGAAAGATACACGACCACGGTACTCACTTTCAAGAACTCTGAGACACCATTATTGTCTTCTTGGAAAGCTGCTTAA